A genomic segment from Legionella micdadei encodes:
- the rpsO gene encoding 30S ribosomal protein S15 — protein sequence MSLTSVQKAEIINEYKRAENDTGSPEVQVSLMTGRIKYLTEHFKDNKKDFHSRRGLQKLVNKRRKLLKYLKKNDQARYQTLIQNLGLRDSY from the coding sequence ATGTCGCTAACTAGCGTACAAAAAGCAGAAATAATTAATGAATACAAGCGAGCTGAAAATGATACGGGTTCGCCTGAGGTACAAGTCTCATTGATGACAGGTCGCATAAAGTATTTAACAGAACATTTTAAAGACAATAAAAAAGATTTTCATTCACGAAGAGGCTTGCAAAAACTCGTAAACAAGCGCCGCAAGCTGCTTAAGTATTTGAAAAAGAATGATCAAGCGCGTTATCAAACGCTGATCCAAAACCTGGGTTTGCGAGACTCCTATTGA
- the pnp gene encoding polyribonucleotide nucleotidyltransferase — translation MAKITKEIRFGEHTLVLETGEIARQADGAVFVSMAGTQVLVTVVAKKEGAESNDFFPLTVNYQEKSYAAGKIPGGFNKREGRPSEQETLISRLMDRPLRPLFPDGFHNEVQIIATVMSLNPEVQPDILSMIGASAALAISGVPFHGPIGAVRVGYKDGIYLLNPGFKAMVDSELDLVVAGTEDAILMVESEARELSEEIMLGAVLYGHEMMKGVIKTINQLAAEAGKTPWDWTPPPIDTALTARVMELATDKVTEAYLIKDKTQRYQRLGEIRQQTVDTLIAEREELKEDQIAEVLSSLEKSIVRNRILDGEPRIDGRDQKTVRPIAIRTKFLERTHGSALFTRGETQAIVAATLGNERDAQLLDSLTGESKDRFMLHYNFPPFSVGEIGMVGSPKRREIGHGRLAKRSLMAVLPSASEFPYVLRVVSEITESNGSSSMATVCGTSLALMDAGVPLKAPVAGVAMGLIKEGDRFAVLTDILGDEDHLGDMDFKVAGTEKGVTALQMDIKIKGITKEIMEQALDQALAGRTHILGVMNSALSEHREELSKHAPRIATMKVAEDKIRTIIGKGGSTIKGLIESTGVAIDIDDSGVVQLFSPDAEALEEAQRQIKALIAEIEVGQTYKGKVSKIVDFGAFINLLPGKDGLLHISQICSDRSQKVEAVLSEGQEIEVYVAGIDKQGRVKLEWKDKPQAAQVETPVVQEEVESSAELDANSEDAQPQSTSEE, via the coding sequence GTGGCTAAAATCACTAAAGAAATACGATTCGGCGAACACACCCTTGTGCTCGAAACTGGCGAAATAGCAAGACAAGCAGATGGTGCTGTTTTTGTGAGTATGGCAGGTACACAAGTACTAGTTACTGTTGTTGCCAAGAAGGAAGGTGCTGAGAGCAATGACTTCTTCCCTCTGACAGTGAATTATCAGGAAAAATCATATGCAGCAGGTAAAATTCCTGGAGGATTCAACAAGCGGGAAGGGCGTCCAAGCGAACAGGAAACTTTAATTTCCCGTTTAATGGACAGACCATTGAGACCGCTATTTCCCGACGGCTTTCATAATGAAGTGCAAATTATTGCGACTGTCATGTCATTAAACCCAGAAGTGCAACCTGATATTCTGTCTATGATTGGTGCCTCTGCCGCGTTAGCCATTTCAGGAGTTCCTTTCCATGGTCCTATTGGAGCTGTACGGGTTGGCTACAAAGACGGAATCTATCTGTTGAACCCTGGCTTTAAAGCAATGGTTGATTCTGAGCTTGACTTAGTTGTTGCCGGTACCGAAGATGCGATTCTCATGGTTGAATCAGAAGCCCGTGAATTAAGCGAAGAAATTATGCTTGGGGCGGTTTTGTATGGCCATGAAATGATGAAAGGTGTTATTAAAACGATTAACCAGCTGGCAGCAGAAGCTGGTAAAACACCTTGGGATTGGACGCCTCCACCGATTGACACAGCACTCACAGCTCGCGTGATGGAGTTGGCGACTGATAAAGTTACCGAAGCTTATTTGATAAAAGATAAAACACAACGCTATCAAAGGCTTGGCGAAATTAGGCAGCAAACTGTTGATACACTAATTGCCGAGCGTGAAGAACTTAAAGAGGATCAAATTGCTGAAGTCCTTAGCTCTCTGGAAAAATCAATAGTGCGTAACCGCATTCTTGATGGCGAACCACGGATCGATGGACGTGATCAAAAAACAGTCCGTCCAATTGCAATTCGGACAAAATTCTTGGAAAGAACTCATGGGTCGGCATTGTTCACACGCGGCGAAACACAGGCTATTGTGGCCGCAACCTTAGGCAACGAGCGTGATGCGCAACTATTAGACAGCCTTACCGGGGAATCTAAAGATCGATTTATGTTGCATTACAACTTCCCACCTTTCTCAGTTGGTGAGATTGGTATGGTAGGTAGCCCGAAACGACGGGAAATTGGCCATGGCCGTTTAGCCAAACGCAGCTTAATGGCAGTATTGCCTTCAGCAAGCGAGTTCCCTTACGTCCTCCGAGTTGTATCAGAAATTACTGAGTCTAATGGCTCAAGTTCAATGGCTACAGTTTGCGGAACCAGCTTAGCACTAATGGACGCAGGTGTTCCTCTTAAAGCGCCAGTTGCTGGTGTGGCGATGGGGTTGATTAAAGAGGGGGATCGGTTTGCTGTTTTGACTGATATACTCGGTGACGAAGATCATTTAGGTGACATGGATTTTAAAGTAGCAGGCACTGAAAAAGGGGTCACAGCCTTGCAAATGGATATTAAAATCAAAGGAATCACCAAAGAAATTATGGAGCAGGCACTGGATCAAGCTCTAGCAGGTCGAACCCATATTCTGGGAGTAATGAACAGTGCTCTGTCCGAACATCGCGAGGAATTATCTAAGCATGCCCCCCGAATTGCTACAATGAAGGTTGCTGAGGACAAGATTCGAACCATCATTGGCAAAGGCGGCTCTACAATTAAAGGGCTAATTGAAAGTACCGGTGTTGCCATTGACATTGATGACAGTGGTGTAGTGCAATTATTTTCTCCCGATGCAGAAGCTTTGGAAGAGGCGCAGCGACAAATTAAAGCATTAATTGCAGAAATTGAGGTTGGGCAAACTTATAAAGGCAAGGTAAGTAAAATTGTGGACTTTGGCGCCTTTATAAACTTGCTACCGGGCAAAGACGGCCTTTTGCATATCTCACAAATTTGTTCTGATCGCTCTCAAAAAGTTGAAGCAGTGCTGAGCGAAGGTCAAGAGATTGAAGTATATGTCGCTGGTATCGATAAGCAAGGAAGAGTAAAACTGGAATGGAAGGATAAACCGCAAGCGGCTCAAGTGGAAACGCCAGTTGTCCAAGAGGAAGTTGAGAGTTCAGCAGAACTTGATGCAAATTCAGAGGATGCGCAACCTCAATCTACTTCAGAAGAGTAA